The region tcatggcatgctatgactccagactcctgaactgtttgctgtggtagtatagttcgtttcgtttttaagacatgtatatatatatatatttatatatatatatatatatatatatatatatatatatatatatatatatatatatatatatatatatatatatatatatatcttattttaacagactagatgtttatatatgtattattcaTCCCAAAAAATTGATTGGTTTTCCTGTATATTGAAATTTCGTTcaattattataagttaaagAATTATAGTTGATTATATGCTGTTTTACGTATGGgacgcaaaaaaatattgcaaccTGTTGTCTTCAGTTGAATATTTAAAGACAAATATCGAACTTACGTAAATGGcttcttaaattaaattaagtacAGGTATTAGTACCTTAAAATATATGCGTACCTTAAAAAGCTGATAATTGAATTTCGGTCtcatatttttgaatatattagaaaaaggtTTATATTATACAAGGAAATAACCAAggtataaaagaatataatttaaaacaacaattccattcagtttttttttcaggaaatttttggtttaatacCGTCAACTTTGCAAGATTGCTTGTTACAAACTAACTTAACGGGTAATGCGGAAGTTATCGGACAAAATACAAAcgtaaataacttatttataaataaaaaaacaaactactattatatttttttaaataaagcatttatcttttaataaaagtatattattttttatatgaaaaaacacCACCATCTGCAATTGATCTCAATTTTGCTCTGACGCCTTTCATATGCGACTGTAAAAAGTTCAAATCAATTTCTTGTAGTTTTAGTTTAATGCGATCAATCAAAACTTGCTCTGTTGAAGCTTGCCAATCTCCCTCGTAAACCTTCTGTGCTAAATGTCCCCAAAAACTTTCAATTGGTCGTGCTTGAGGCACATTTGGGGGGTTGGATTCTTTATCAACGTAGTAGACATATTGGTCCATCCAATTTAGAGA is a window of Hydra vulgaris chromosome 15, alternate assembly HydraT2T_AEP DNA encoding:
- the LOC136091671 gene encoding uncharacterized protein LOC136091671, with the translated sequence MWIAISDRGMSEPLFRTSKAVAINSSIYIYECLEKRLLPFIHKYHGDFNYLFWPDLASSHCSKDSLNWMDQYVYYVDKESNPPNVPQARPIESFWGHLAQKVYEGDWQASTEQVLIDRIKLKLQEIDLNFLQSHMKGVRAKLRSIADGGVFSYKK